From Lycium ferocissimum isolate CSIRO_LF1 chromosome 12, AGI_CSIRO_Lferr_CH_V1, whole genome shotgun sequence, one genomic window encodes:
- the LOC132039057 gene encoding uncharacterized protein LOC132039057, whose amino-acid sequence MVPYEALYGRHCRSPIGWFEPIEVELLGPDSVHEAFEKMNLIVQRLKTTQSRQKSYTDMRRRELEVDVGYKVFLKVSPMKGVVRFGRKYKLSPHFISPYEIVRRIGKVSYELKIPSEMSMVHPVFHILILRLYKPDPSHVLIHKVIEVNEGLSYEEEPVQILDRQVRRLRTKDVASVKVLWRNNNTEEATWAAEEDMKNIPSPISYCRYVLNLLIIESLRSCRLKSVYSFICVLAQIIWYGGSM is encoded by the coding sequence atggttCCATATGAAGCACTTTATGGGAGACattgtagatctccaattgggtggtttgaaccCATCGAAGTAGAATTGTTAGGCCCTGACTCAGTGCATGAAGCATTCGAGAAAATGAACCTCATTGTGCAACGACTCAAGACaactcagagtcgacagaagtcttaTACGGATATGAGGCGTCGCGAGCTAGAGGTTGATGTTGGCTACAAGGTCTTCTTGAAAGTGTCTCCAATGAAGGGAGTGGTGCGGTTTGGCAGAAAGTATAAGCTTAGCCCTCATTTTATTAGCCCTTATGAGATTGTCAGGAGAATTGGGAAGGTGTCCTACGAATTGAAGATACCGTCTGAGATGTCCATGGTGCATCCTGtgtttcatattttgattttgagattGTATAAACCTGATCCTTCTCATGTATTGATTCATAAAGTGATTGAAGTCAACGAAGGGTTGTCTTATGAAGAGGAACCTGTTCAAATCCTAGATCGACAAGTTAGAAGATTGAGGACGAAAGATGTAGCTTCGGTGAAAGTcctgtggcgaaataataatacTGAAGAAGCAACTTGGGCAGCAGAGGAGGACATGAAAAATATACCCTCACCTATTTCCTATTGTAGGTATGTGTTGAACCTTCTGATTATTGAATCCTTGCGAAGCTGTAGATTAAAAAGTGTGTATTCCTTCATCTGTGTTCTGGCTCAAATAATTTGGTATGGGGGATCCATGTGA